One segment of Variovorax sp. PAMC28562 DNA contains the following:
- the thrS gene encoding threonine--tRNA ligase: MIQITLPDNSRREYPGPVSVAEVAQSIGPGLAKMTVAGKVDGLLVDASDIIDRDAKLQIITPRDEEGLVIIRHSTAHLLGHAVKQLYPTAMMVIGPVIDEGFYYDISYERPFTPDDMAAIEARMRELIAQDYDVVKKMTPRAEVIDVFKARGEDYKLRLVDDMPDEQSMGLYYHQEYVDMCRGPHVPNTRFLKVFKLTKLAGAYWRGDAKNEQLQRIYGTAWADKKQLDQYIQRIEEAEKRDHRKLGKELDLFHIDEVAPGVVFWHPKGWAMWQEVEQYMRRVYRETGYQEVKGPQILDKSLWEKTGHWQNYRESMFTTESEKREYALKPMNCPGHVLIFKSDLRSYRDLPIRYGEFGQCHRNEPSGALHGIMRVRGFTQDDGHVFCTEDQILDECVAYTAKLQKVYADFGFGEILYKVATRPENRVGADELWDKAEHACMEALRRSGVDFIISPGDGAFYGPKIEYTLKDALGRQWQCGTMQVDFNTAERLGAEYVTETSGRASPVMLHRAIVGSLERFIGMLIEHHAGAMPAWIAPVQVVVLNISEGQADYAAEVAKTLQDQGVRAQLDLHNEKITYKIRKHSLQKLPYILVVGDKEKEAGAVAVRARGNQDLGAMSLDSFKQRLFQDIADKR, from the coding sequence ATGATCCAGATCACGCTTCCCGACAACTCGCGCCGCGAGTATCCCGGCCCCGTTTCGGTCGCCGAAGTCGCTCAATCCATCGGCCCCGGCCTGGCGAAAATGACCGTGGCCGGCAAGGTCGACGGGCTGCTGGTCGATGCCAGCGACATCATCGATCGTGACGCCAAGCTGCAGATCATCACGCCGCGCGATGAAGAAGGGCTGGTGATCATTCGTCATTCGACGGCGCACCTGCTGGGCCATGCGGTGAAGCAGCTGTATCCGACGGCGATGATGGTGATCGGCCCGGTCATCGACGAAGGCTTTTATTACGACATCTCGTACGAGCGGCCGTTCACGCCCGACGACATGGCGGCCATCGAAGCGCGGATGCGCGAGCTGATCGCGCAGGACTACGACGTCGTCAAGAAAATGACACCGCGTGCGGAGGTCATCGACGTCTTCAAGGCGCGCGGCGAAGACTACAAGCTGCGCCTGGTCGACGACATGCCCGACGAGCAGTCGATGGGTCTCTACTACCACCAGGAATACGTCGACATGTGCCGCGGACCGCACGTGCCCAACACGCGCTTCCTGAAGGTTTTCAAGCTGACGAAGCTGGCGGGCGCCTATTGGCGCGGTGACGCGAAAAACGAGCAACTGCAGCGCATCTACGGCACGGCGTGGGCCGACAAAAAGCAGCTGGATCAGTACATCCAGCGCATCGAAGAAGCAGAGAAGCGCGACCACCGAAAACTCGGCAAGGAACTCGACCTGTTCCACATCGACGAGGTGGCGCCGGGCGTCGTTTTCTGGCACCCGAAGGGCTGGGCGATGTGGCAAGAGGTCGAGCAATACATGCGTCGCGTCTACCGCGAGACGGGCTATCAGGAAGTAAAAGGCCCACAGATCCTCGACAAGAGTCTGTGGGAGAAAACGGGCCATTGGCAGAACTACCGCGAAAGCATGTTCACGACCGAGTCGGAAAAGCGCGAATACGCACTCAAGCCGATGAACTGCCCGGGCCATGTGCTGATTTTCAAGAGCGACTTGCGTAGCTACCGCGACCTGCCGATCCGTTATGGCGAGTTCGGCCAATGCCATCGCAACGAGCCCTCGGGCGCGCTGCACGGGATCATGCGTGTTCGTGGCTTTACTCAGGACGACGGCCACGTCTTTTGCACCGAAGACCAGATCCTCGACGAATGCGTGGCTTACACGGCCAAGTTGCAAAAGGTTTATGCCGACTTCGGTTTTGGCGAGATTTTGTACAAGGTGGCGACGCGCCCCGAGAACCGTGTGGGCGCCGATGAGTTGTGGGACAAGGCAGAGCACGCCTGCATGGAGGCACTCCGCAGGTCGGGCGTGGACTTCATCATCTCGCCCGGCGACGGCGCCTTTTACGGCCCGAAGATCGAGTACACGCTCAAAGACGCGCTGGGCCGGCAGTGGCAGTGCGGCACGATGCAGGTCGACTTCAACACGGCAGAGCGCCTTGGCGCCGAATACGTGACCGAAACCAGCGGCCGTGCCAGCCCGGTCATGCTGCACCGTGCCATCGTCGGTAGCCTCGAGCGATTTATCGGCATGCTGATCGAACACCACGCCGGCGCGATGCCCGCCTGGATTGCGCCGGTGCAGGTCGTGGTGCTAAATATCAGCGAAGGTCAGGCGGATTACGCTGCGGAAGTGGCTAAAACGCTGCAGGATCAAGGGGTTAGGGCCCAGCTCGACCTGCACAACGAGAAGATCACGTATAAAATACGCAAGCATTCGTTGCAAAAGCTCCCTTACATCCTTGTCGTAGGCGACAAGGAAAAGGAAGCCGGTGCCGTCGCAGTGCGCGCCCGAGGCAATCAAGACCTCGGTGCAATGTCCCTTGATTCGTTCAAACAGCGGCTCTTTCAGGACATTGCCGACAAGCGTTGA
- the aceA gene encoding isocitrate lyase, translating to MPQTLTEQLSREQQIAALEKDWATNPRWKGIKRGYSAADVVRLRGSVRIEHTLAHRGAEKLWDLVNSEPYVNCLGALTGGQAMQQVKAGVKAIYLSGWQVAADNNSYASMYPDQSLYPVDSVPTVVERINNTFQRADEIQWSKGTNPGDKGYIDYFAPIVADAEAGFGGVLNAFELMKAMIKAGAGGVHFEDQLASVKKCGHMGGKVLVPTIEAVQKLIAARMAADVCGTPTLVIARTDAEAADLITSDYDENDKPFITGERTAEGFYRTRKGMDQAISRAVAYAHYADLVWCETGTPDLAFAKKFADAVHKVHPGKMLAYNCSPSFNWKKNLDDATIAKFQKELGAMGYKYQFITLAGIHSMWFNMFDLAQDYVARGMSAYVEKVQEPEFAARERGYTFVSHQQEVGTGYFDEVTTVIQGGKSSVTALTGSTEEEQFH from the coding sequence ATGCCCCAAACCCTGACCGAACAACTGAGCCGCGAACAACAGATCGCCGCTCTTGAAAAAGACTGGGCGACGAACCCGCGCTGGAAGGGCATCAAGCGCGGCTACAGCGCCGCCGACGTCGTGCGGTTGCGCGGCTCGGTACGGATCGAGCACACGCTGGCCCATCGTGGTGCAGAAAAGTTGTGGGATCTCGTCAACAGCGAGCCTTACGTCAACTGCCTCGGCGCACTCACTGGCGGCCAGGCCATGCAGCAAGTCAAGGCCGGCGTGAAGGCAATCTACTTGTCGGGCTGGCAAGTGGCCGCAGACAACAACAGCTACGCATCGATGTACCCGGACCAGTCGCTGTACCCGGTCGACTCGGTGCCGACAGTGGTCGAGCGCATCAACAACACGTTCCAGCGCGCCGATGAAATCCAGTGGTCCAAGGGCACGAATCCTGGCGACAAGGGCTACATCGACTACTTCGCTCCTATCGTGGCCGACGCCGAAGCCGGCTTCGGCGGTGTGCTGAACGCCTTCGAATTGATGAAGGCCATGATCAAGGCCGGCGCCGGTGGCGTTCACTTCGAAGACCAACTCGCATCGGTCAAGAAGTGCGGGCACATGGGCGGCAAAGTGCTGGTGCCGACGATCGAAGCGGTGCAAAAGTTGATCGCCGCACGCATGGCGGCCGACGTCTGCGGCACGCCGACTTTGGTGATCGCACGGACCGACGCTGAAGCGGCCGATCTCATCACCAGCGATTACGACGAAAACGACAAGCCGTTCATCACCGGCGAACGTACGGCCGAAGGCTTCTACCGGACTCGCAAGGGCATGGACCAGGCCATCAGCCGCGCCGTCGCCTATGCCCACTACGCCGACCTGGTGTGGTGCGAAACCGGTACGCCGGATCTGGCCTTTGCCAAGAAGTTCGCCGACGCCGTGCACAAGGTTCACCCTGGCAAGATGCTTGCGTACAACTGCTCTCCTTCGTTCAACTGGAAGAAGAACCTCGACGACGCGACCATCGCCAAGTTCCAGAAAGAGCTGGGCGCCATGGGCTACAAGTACCAGTTCATCACGCTGGCGGGCATCCACTCGATGTGGTTCAACATGTTCGATCTGGCGCAAGACTACGTGGCGCGTGGCATGTCGGCCTATGTCGAGAAGGTGCAAGAGCCCGAGTTCGCGGCGCGTGAGCGTGGCTACACCTTCGTGTCGCACCAGCAAGAAGTCGGCACCGGCTACTTCGACGAAGTGACGACCGTGATCCAAGGCGGCAAGTCGAGCGTGACGGCGTTGACCGGTTCGACTGAAGAAGAGCAGTTCCACTGA